In Akkermansia muciniphila, the DNA window CATTGCATTGTGTTCCGGCGTATGCGCCGTTGTCCAGGCCGCAGATGCGGAATTGCCCCAGGGGCTGGAGAAAAGAGAGGCCCGCGGGCGCATCACTTATGAGGGAGGCGACGGCTCCAGCTTTGAAAAGGCCGTCGTCATTGCCGGCGCAAAGAATTCCATGGATGGAGTTCCTGCCGAAAGTAAATGGCTTGAGAAAAAATACAGGAATTATGTGAAGCTCAAGCAGGCGCTGATGGAGCATGAAGGCAAATCCTTTGACGTGATCACGATTAAAACGAAAAAAGGCAAGGAAGTGGTTGTCTATTTCGATATTTCCGGCTTCTTCGGTAAAAATTAAAGAGAGAACTATTTTCCCCGTTATTTCTTGGTCCGGCCTTTCCGTTCCGCGGAACGCCTCCGGTTCTTTTTCCCGCCTCAGGAATGGAGTTTTCCTGCGGCGGGTTTTGTTGTCCGGAACAGGAGCCGCCTGTGCCACGGTTCATCAGCCGGGGGGAAGTAATTTGACATACGGGAGAGGCCCTGTTAGAAATAAAGCGATTAGTCCGTAGTTTCGTGGACTTGTCCTGTACAGGCTTTTTACTTTTGCACATATGAACCTGATTTCCTTCCGATCCATGGCGGCGGTCACAGCGCTGGGGGCCAGCCTTGCCCTCCCGGTGTTCGCCCAGTCTTCTTCCCCTTCCTCTTCCTCCTCTCCTGCGGCCTCCCGCGCCAAAAAGGCTGCCAGGATGCCGGTATATCCTATTCCGCAGAAGATGACTAGGAGCGGCGGTTCCGTGACGGTTCCGGCCCTGAAGCTGTCAGGAGCGCGGGACGAGCCTACCGTGAACGCGCTGAAGAGCATGTTTTCCATCACCCCCAACGGGTTGCCCGTGCAGATGTCCATCATCAAGGGGGGCAAGAAGCCGGCCGGAAATGTTCCACAAAAAGCCGGGGCCTATTCCCTGAGCGTGACGCCCCAGGGAATCCGGATGACGGGGTATGACGACGAAGGCCTGTTTTACGCGGCCCAGACGCTGCTTCAGCTGGCGGAGAAGACTCCTTCCGGCGTGACGCTGCCTGTGGTGGAGGTCCTGGATTGGCCGGACGTTCCCTTCCGCGGCACCATTGAAGGGTTTTACGGCCTGCCCTGGGGGCAGGAAGGGCGCATCAGCCAGTTCAAGTTTTACGGGAAGTATAAGATGAATACGTACATCTACGGCCCGAAGGACGACGTGTTCCACGGTTTTTCCAAGCGCTGGCGCGAGCCCTATCCTGCGGATATGGCCAAGGACCTGAAAGAGCTGGTGAAGGTCGCCAAGCAGAATAAGGTGAATTTTGTCTGGGCCGTACACCCCGGCGCGGATATTCACTGGGGGGAGGCGGACCGGAAGGCCGCCGTAAAGAAGTTTGAGATGATGTATGACCTGGGCTTCCGTTCCTTTGCGGTGTTTTTTGACGACATCGGCGGGGAGGGCGCCAAGCCGGAGGGGCAGGTGGAGTTCCTGAATTACCTGAACAAGGAGTTTATCCACAAGAAGCCGGATGTGACTCCGCTGATTGTGTGCCCCACGGCGTATTCCGGCGGCGGGGGCCGCTACCACGAGGTGATGGGGGAACATCTGGACAAGGACATCGGCATCATGTGGACGGGTTCCGGCATTGTGAGCGATATCAAGACCCCGGCACTGAAAGGAATCAACAAGTATTTGCAGAGGCCCGCGTTCATCTGGTGGAATTTCCCGGTGACGGATTACGTGCGCCACGCCCTGTTCCTGGGGCGCACTTATGGCGTGGATGCGGACGCGATGCCGTTCATGCAGGGGTTCGCCTCCAATCCGATGGACAAGCCGGAGGCCTCCAAGATTTCCCTGTTCAGCGTGGCTAACATGACCTGGAACGCCAAGGCGTATGATTCTGACAAGACGTGGAGGGACAGCATCCGCATCCTGTTTCCCGGCTGCGCCTCCGCCATGCAGACGTTTGCCGATCATAACAGCGACGGGGGGCCGAGCGGGCACAATTACCGCAAGGAGGAGTCCGTGGAGATCGCTCCCGTGGTGGAAGAGGTGCTGGAGCTTTGCCGCCGCGGCGGCAAGGTGTCCGAAAGCAAGGCCTTTGACCGCCTGAAGACGGAGTTTGCCAGGATGGCCCAGGCGCCGGACATGATCCGGGCCAAGGCGAATAATGCCGCCTTCATCGCGGAAGTGGAGCCGTGGCTTGTCCAGTTTGAATCCCTGGGAAAAGCCGGGGTGAACAGCATGCAGATGATTGAGGCCACGGAGGCAGGCAATGCCTCCGGAGCGCTGAATTACGCCATGGAGGCCGCGTGCCTGCTTGCCGAGATGCAGCGTTACAGCAAGGAGATCAGCAAGGCCATCAACAAGCACGTGACGGAGGTGACCAAGAAGAGTTCCCAGTGGCAGACCGCCGTGAAGCCGTCCGAACTGGTGATGGCCCCCGCCGTGCGGGAACTGCTGGACATGGGTTCCACTCCCGTGCTTTCCCGCGTGAGCGGGCAGTCCGTGGGCCGTGTGAAGCCGTACGTTTCCACCAAGTCCAAGGGAGGGATTGAGAAGATGCTGGATGATGACCCCGAGTCCTATTATTACTGCAAGGAGGTTCAGAAGAAGGGTGACTTTTTTGGCGTAGACCTGGGCGCGCCGCGGGAAATCCGCAACGTTTCCATTGTGATGGGCCGCAATGATTCCGACAAGGACGCCGTGAACAAGGGCCAGCTGGAGGTGTCCATGGACGGGCAGTCCTGGTCGCCCCTGATGCCGGAGTCCTCCGGAGTGCGCGTGGAGTACGAGGGCCGCGGCAAGAAAGGCCGCTTTGTGCGCTACCGCGCTACGGTGCAGGGCGTTCCGGGAGGAAAGTCTGATGTGTGGACGGCCATCCGTGATTTCAAGGTGAATGCCCCTGCCGCTCCTTCCGTGCTGACGGACGCTCCGGCGTTCAAGACTGCTGTGGTTGAAGCCGGGGACAAGGATATTTCCCTGAAGCGCATCATGGAGGTGCACCCCCTGCCGCCGAAGAAGTCCCTGGGACTTCAGATTCCGGCGGGGGCGTCCGTGGAGTCCGCCTCCGTCAACCTGAAGACGCCGGACATGAAGTGGGCCAGGCTGTACATTTCCATGGACGGGAAGTCCTGGACGGAGGTTCCGCTGAAGGCTGACGGTTCCGCGGAGATTGGCGGCGTGATCAAGGGCATCAGGCTGGTGAACGCCGGTTCCTCCCCTCAGGAGGTGACCCTGGAAGAGTTCAGGCTGAATCTTGCCAATAAGGGCGGCAAGTCCGCGGACAGCGGCGCGGCCGGGGATTTCAACCTGGCTACGTTCCTTCCGGTGGAATTGTCTCCGGAGAAGGTGGAGATACCCTGTGATTCTCCGCGTGCGAATTCCGCCATTGTCCTGTCGGACGGGAAGGAAGCGTCCGTGCTGGCCTGCGGGGCTGACGGGCGGTGGGTTCCCGTGGGCAACCTGGCCAAGGGGAAGAAAGTGAGCACGTTCAGCCTGAAATCCGTCAAGAAGCCGGTGAAGGCCCTGGGCCTGACCGGGAAGAAGGGGAATTCCGTCAATATCTTTGAAGTGATCTGGAAGTAACGGATTCCGGACGGGCTGCCGGCTGCGGCGGCCTTCTGCGGGTGACGCCCGCTGGCGCCGGGGCGGCTGTTTCCTCCGTGGAATGGCCGCCGCCGTCTTTTTCCGTGGCAGAGGCGTCAGGAGGCGCGTTTGGCCGCCAGGTGCATGCAGCCCAGGATAAGGGCAATGATCACGAGCGGCCCCAGGATGTCCCCATACCCCACCATGCCCGTGTTGACGGGGGCCAGGCACAGCAGGAACCACCATGCCAGGGCCAGCAGGCGCAGAAGGGGGGAAGAGCCGCTGCCGGAGAGGAAGACGTAAATGATGAGGGCCCATAGACGGGAGAAGCGCGGCAGCGTGACCAGCCATTCCCGGTGGTCCGCGCCGGGCCAGACAAGCGTGCCGTAAGAGCCGGAGGCGGGGAGGTCCCCCCACATGGTTTCTGCGGGAAGCGCCAGGTTCATCAGCAGGTTCAGGAGCAGCCCCGCGTAAACGGTGATCATCAGGGTCCTCCATTGGGCGGCCGTGCGCACGGCCAGGAACAGGAACGCGGGAACAAGCAGGAGGGGGGTCAGTTCCAGAACGCCCATCCAGGCGGGAAGGAGGGGTCCCGTTTCAGCGTGGCGCTCCGCGCCCTGGGGGATGGCGGAAAGGATGGCCCAGTACAGGAGAAGCAGGAGGATGCAGCGGTATCTGACGGCGCGGGGCACCGGACGTTCTTCATCCGGAGGAAGGCCCAGCCATGTTCCGGAGTGCGGCTGATTGGTAAGGTACGGCATGGAGGGAGTCGGCGCCTTTTTGTAGCGGGAACGCGGTAGGGTGTCAATAAAACCCGGTTCCGGTCCGTAAGGCGGGGTTGTTTTTCAACAAAATGGACATTCCTGCTGTCCATTGTGACAAAGTTGTTGCCATCGGCTTCTTGCCGCGGGCGGTTCATTTTGCTAGTCGGTGCCTGAAAGGGCGCGGAAAGACGGCTGTGCCCAGTAACCCATTCCTTCTG includes these proteins:
- a CDS encoding beta-N-acetylglucosaminidase domain-containing protein gives rise to the protein MAAVTALGASLALPVFAQSSSPSSSSSPAASRAKKAARMPVYPIPQKMTRSGGSVTVPALKLSGARDEPTVNALKSMFSITPNGLPVQMSIIKGGKKPAGNVPQKAGAYSLSVTPQGIRMTGYDDEGLFYAAQTLLQLAEKTPSGVTLPVVEVLDWPDVPFRGTIEGFYGLPWGQEGRISQFKFYGKYKMNTYIYGPKDDVFHGFSKRWREPYPADMAKDLKELVKVAKQNKVNFVWAVHPGADIHWGEADRKAAVKKFEMMYDLGFRSFAVFFDDIGGEGAKPEGQVEFLNYLNKEFIHKKPDVTPLIVCPTAYSGGGGRYHEVMGEHLDKDIGIMWTGSGIVSDIKTPALKGINKYLQRPAFIWWNFPVTDYVRHALFLGRTYGVDADAMPFMQGFASNPMDKPEASKISLFSVANMTWNAKAYDSDKTWRDSIRILFPGCASAMQTFADHNSDGGPSGHNYRKEESVEIAPVVEEVLELCRRGGKVSESKAFDRLKTEFARMAQAPDMIRAKANNAAFIAEVEPWLVQFESLGKAGVNSMQMIEATEAGNASGALNYAMEAACLLAEMQRYSKEISKAINKHVTEVTKKSSQWQTAVKPSELVMAPAVRELLDMGSTPVLSRVSGQSVGRVKPYVSTKSKGGIEKMLDDDPESYYYCKEVQKKGDFFGVDLGAPREIRNVSIVMGRNDSDKDAVNKGQLEVSMDGQSWSPLMPESSGVRVEYEGRGKKGRFVRYRATVQGVPGGKSDVWTAIRDFKVNAPAAPSVLTDAPAFKTAVVEAGDKDISLKRIMEVHPLPPKKSLGLQIPAGASVESASVNLKTPDMKWARLYISMDGKSWTEVPLKADGSAEIGGVIKGIRLVNAGSSPQEVTLEEFRLNLANKGGKSADSGAAGDFNLATFLPVELSPEKVEIPCDSPRANSAIVLSDGKEASVLACGADGRWVPVGNLAKGKKVSTFSLKSVKKPVKALGLTGKKGNSVNIFEVIWK